A single Micromonospora luteifusca DNA region contains:
- a CDS encoding DUF1360 domain-containing protein has protein sequence MSDTGLRHKATRLRRAYAPHEHRPLGGYLAAMGAYAGVTGALAGLVKVTGRPVPERPAPSDVVLLSIATHKLSRLLSKDAVTSPLRAPFTRYDRPIGSGEVMEQVRDSGSSTRHAIGELLSCPFCLAVWVATGLTGGLVLAPRLTRLVATALTAVAASDFLQMAYATAQQAAEGGHGDD, from the coding sequence GTGAGCGACACTGGCCTGCGACATAAGGCGACGCGGCTGCGTCGGGCGTACGCGCCGCACGAACACCGGCCGCTCGGCGGCTACCTGGCGGCGATGGGCGCCTACGCCGGGGTGACCGGGGCGCTCGCCGGCCTGGTCAAGGTGACCGGTCGGCCGGTGCCGGAGCGTCCCGCCCCGTCCGACGTGGTGCTGCTCTCCATCGCCACGCACAAACTGAGCCGGCTGCTGTCCAAGGACGCGGTGACCAGCCCGTTGCGGGCGCCGTTCACCCGCTACGACCGCCCGATCGGCAGCGGTGAGGTGATGGAGCAGGTCCGCGACTCGGGCAGCTCCACCCGGCACGCCATCGGCGAGTTGCTGAGCTGCCCGTTCTGCCTGGCGGTCTGGGTGGCCACCGGGCTGACCGGTGGCCTGGTGCTCGCGCCCCGACTGACCCGGCTGGTGGCCACCGCGCTGACGGCGGTCGCCGCGTCCGACTTCCTGCAGATGGCATACGCGACGGCGCAGCAGGCCGCCGAGGGTGGGCACGGCGACGACTGA
- a CDS encoding SRPBCC family protein, with protein sequence MGARAVRGMSAPPEVVFNTATDPDRASAWLPEPLRGDGSPAAEISGEELRARWGDGDADDWSAEIRVEPADSGGARIQLDLADGSGGPGPDQLADEALTNLAREVADNLQAG encoded by the coding sequence ATGGGGGCGCGCGCGGTGCGCGGCATGTCCGCGCCACCCGAGGTGGTCTTCAACACGGCCACCGACCCCGACCGAGCCTCGGCCTGGCTGCCGGAGCCGCTGCGCGGCGACGGCAGCCCCGCCGCTGAGATCAGCGGCGAGGAGTTGCGGGCTCGATGGGGTGACGGCGACGCCGATGACTGGTCTGCCGAGATCCGGGTCGAGCCGGCGGATTCCGGCGGCGCCCGGATCCAGCTCGACCTGGCCGACGGGTCGGGCGGGCCGGGCCCGGACCAGTTGGCCGACGAGGCGCTCACCAACCTGGCACGCGAGGTCGCCGACAACCTCCAGGCTGGCTGA
- a CDS encoding DUF6158 family protein: MMTGSVREDGFASSGSTDMSPEQRVPEWGGDHLDDPAGATGLDGDLLGIDPTELTDEDLIREMHSLHRTRLDTLRHAADSALANHLRRTAELETEYLARHPGREVDPSRLRDS; encoded by the coding sequence ATGATGACCGGATCGGTACGTGAGGACGGCTTTGCGTCCAGCGGCAGCACGGACATGAGCCCGGAGCAGCGGGTGCCCGAGTGGGGCGGCGATCACCTGGACGACCCGGCGGGTGCCACGGGTCTCGACGGCGACCTGCTCGGCATCGACCCGACGGAGTTGACCGACGAGGACCTGATCCGCGAGATGCACAGCCTGCACCGCACCCGCCTGGATACCCTGCGGCACGCGGCGGACTCCGCACTCGCCAACCACCTACGGCGCACCGCGGAGCTGGAGACCGAGTACCTGGCCCGCCACCCGGGCCGGGAGGTGGACCCCAGCCGCCTGCGGGACTCCTGA
- a CDS encoding DUF3817 domain-containing protein, whose amino-acid sequence MGAALTRYRVIAWIVGVVLILLVVIGMPLKYVFDNAVVVETVGPAHGFLYMIYLVAAFDLSRRADWPLKRMLLVMLAGTVPFVSFFAERRVSAWLAAPQATRAPEPVAR is encoded by the coding sequence GTGGGCGCTGCCCTTACCCGGTACCGCGTGATCGCCTGGATCGTGGGCGTGGTGCTGATCCTGCTGGTCGTGATCGGCATGCCGCTGAAGTACGTGTTCGACAACGCCGTAGTGGTGGAGACGGTGGGGCCGGCGCACGGCTTCCTCTACATGATCTACCTGGTGGCCGCGTTCGACCTCAGTCGCCGAGCCGACTGGCCGCTCAAGCGGATGCTGCTGGTGATGTTGGCCGGCACCGTGCCGTTCGTCTCGTTCTTCGCCGAGCGTCGGGTCAGCGCCTGGCTGGCCGCGCCTCAGGCGACACGGGCTCCGGAGCCGGTCGCCCGCTGA
- a CDS encoding DUF6232 family protein — protein MRPPRTVPGARSTLLYARPGIIVTVDRFTVGRTSYRIADLTHLRTTRGPHDRIAVRAVVITASMLGGVALLLGFTGGLQRLTAGAYLILGAVLLLPAALALVGDRWRPPPHELWGWHRGAEMLLFSADDERQFGQVTRALLRAREVNRYGGWVDPLASADPWRPSR, from the coding sequence GTGCGACCGCCGCGAACGGTGCCGGGCGCCCGGTCGACCCTGCTGTACGCGCGGCCCGGCATCATCGTGACCGTCGACCGGTTCACCGTCGGCCGAACCAGTTACCGAATCGCCGACCTGACCCATCTGCGTACCACCCGAGGCCCGCACGACCGGATCGCCGTCCGGGCCGTCGTCATCACCGCCAGCATGCTCGGCGGTGTCGCGCTGCTGCTCGGCTTCACCGGCGGGCTGCAACGCCTGACCGCCGGGGCGTACCTCATCCTCGGCGCGGTGCTGCTGCTCCCCGCTGCGCTGGCCCTGGTCGGCGATCGCTGGCGCCCGCCGCCCCACGAGTTGTGGGGGTGGCACCGGGGAGCGGAGATGCTGCTGTTCAGCGCCGACGACGAGCGGCAGTTCGGCCAGGTCACCCGGGCGCTGTTACGGGCCCGGGAAGTCAACCGGTACGGCGGCTGGGTCGACCCGCTCGCGTCGGCCGACCCGTGGCGGCCCAGTCGCTGA
- a CDS encoding C40 family peptidase produces MSSLRNLLRTVALVGMSAALIAPTAAAHAEPSPADLTRRIETSSTELERVVESYNKLREEIKTNEAAVARLHARIGPLEQQAQQSRADVAELANTAYKSGALRTADALLHPGGASGLLDRLGTIDQLTRQRQERISGFTADQRRLLDEKAGLDATLVRQAAQARQLAAGKKQIERDLAKLYELRRQAYGAATERPEPKAAAAEAKNVPAVAGDAGAAVRYAFGAVGKPYVWAADGPNGYDCSGLTLAAWRAAGKSLPHNTRMQWSAVAHIGRGDLRPGDLVFYSGLGHVALYVGDGQVIDAPSAGRNVLKRGMNMMSIQGYGRVR; encoded by the coding sequence TTGTCATCCCTGAGAAACCTGCTGCGCACCGTGGCGCTGGTCGGCATGTCGGCCGCGCTGATCGCCCCGACGGCGGCGGCCCACGCCGAGCCGTCCCCGGCCGACCTGACCCGCCGGATCGAGACGTCCTCCACCGAGTTGGAACGGGTCGTCGAGTCGTACAACAAGCTGCGTGAGGAGATCAAGACAAACGAGGCCGCGGTGGCCCGATTACACGCCCGCATCGGTCCACTGGAGCAACAGGCCCAGCAGAGCCGGGCCGATGTGGCCGAGTTGGCCAACACCGCGTACAAGAGCGGCGCCCTACGTACCGCGGACGCCCTGCTGCATCCCGGCGGCGCCTCCGGGCTGCTGGACCGGCTTGGCACGATCGACCAACTGACCCGCCAGCGGCAGGAGCGCATCTCCGGCTTCACCGCCGACCAACGGCGGCTGCTCGACGAGAAAGCCGGCCTGGACGCCACCCTGGTCCGACAGGCCGCGCAGGCCCGCCAGCTCGCGGCCGGCAAGAAGCAGATCGAACGGGACCTGGCCAAGCTGTACGAGCTGCGCCGGCAGGCGTACGGGGCGGCCACCGAGCGACCCGAACCCAAGGCCGCGGCGGCCGAGGCCAAGAACGTGCCCGCGGTGGCCGGTGATGCCGGTGCCGCCGTGCGCTACGCATTCGGAGCGGTGGGCAAGCCGTACGTCTGGGCAGCCGACGGGCCGAACGGCTACGACTGTTCCGGGCTGACCTTGGCGGCCTGGCGGGCGGCCGGGAAGTCCCTGCCACACAACACCCGCATGCAGTGGAGCGCGGTCGCCCACATCGGCCGGGGTGATTTACGCCCGGGTGACCTGGTCTTCTACAGCGGGCTCGGGCACGTCGCCCTCTACGTGGGTGACGGCCAGGTGATCGACGCGCCGAGCGCCGGTCGCAACGTGCTCAAACGGGGGATGAACATGATGTCCATCCAGGGCTACGGCCGGGTTCGCTAG
- a CDS encoding sigma-70 family RNA polymerase sigma factor, with protein sequence MARNRATGASEGTVGNVDKNIGMRTDQVAEERDLVGVYLHEISRTPLLDAAREVELSKAIEAGLYAEHLLGEDAVRAGVDRADLEWLVVEGERAKDLFIRANLRLVVSIARRYVRSGMPMLDLIQEGNTGLVRAVEKFDYERGYKFSTYATWWIRQAISRAIAQQERTVRLPVHLVEDVNRMRNVARQLTRELGADPEPEQIAASLGVTVERVNELRRWSQDTVSLDTPVGDDGDTSLGDLVADSDAPSPEDIVLSGLERQRIEGLLNHLDDRSAGIMRARYGLEDGREHSLTEVASRFSLSRERIRQLEIQALGRLRELARAEGLQAA encoded by the coding sequence ATGGCAAGGAACCGGGCAACCGGCGCGAGCGAGGGGACCGTGGGCAACGTGGACAAGAACATCGGCATGCGCACCGATCAGGTGGCCGAGGAGCGCGACCTGGTCGGCGTCTACCTGCACGAGATCTCCCGGACGCCACTGCTGGACGCCGCCCGGGAGGTCGAACTCTCCAAGGCGATCGAGGCCGGCCTCTACGCCGAGCACCTGCTCGGTGAGGACGCCGTCCGCGCTGGTGTCGACCGGGCCGACCTGGAGTGGCTGGTCGTCGAGGGGGAGCGCGCGAAGGACCTCTTCATCCGCGCCAACCTCCGACTGGTCGTGTCGATCGCCCGCCGCTACGTGCGGTCGGGCATGCCCATGCTGGACCTGATCCAGGAGGGCAACACCGGCCTGGTCCGGGCGGTCGAGAAGTTCGACTACGAGCGTGGTTACAAGTTCTCCACCTACGCCACCTGGTGGATTCGCCAGGCGATCAGCCGGGCGATCGCCCAGCAGGAGCGCACCGTGCGTCTGCCGGTGCACCTCGTGGAGGACGTCAACCGGATGCGCAACGTGGCCCGGCAGTTGACTCGTGAGCTGGGCGCCGACCCGGAGCCGGAGCAGATCGCGGCCTCCCTCGGCGTCACCGTCGAGCGGGTCAACGAGCTGCGCCGCTGGTCGCAGGACACCGTGTCGCTGGACACGCCGGTCGGCGACGACGGCGACACCAGCCTCGGCGACCTGGTCGCCGACAGTGACGCGCCGTCGCCGGAGGACATCGTCCTCAGCGGCCTGGAGCGACAGCGCATCGAAGGGCTGCTCAACCACCTCGACGACCGGTCCGCCGGCATCATGCGGGCCCGCTACGGGCTGGAGGACGGCCGGGAGCACTCGCTCACCGAGGTCGCGTCCCGGTTCTCGCTGTCCCGCGAGCGGATCCGACAGCTGGAGATCCAGGCCCTCGGTCGGCTGCGTGAGCTGGCCCGGGCGGAGGGGCTGCAGGCAGCCTGA
- the murQ gene encoding N-acetylmuramic acid 6-phosphate etherase, whose protein sequence is MTAGAVEPDEDMPAPSARPTVRVGAPTERRNPLSVDLDLMSTRDVLTVINEADRRVPAAVAAVLDEIATTVDLAVAALLGGHRVHYFGAGTSGRLGVLDAAELAPTFNSPRHWFCAHLAGGPDAMLRAVEDAEDDDRGGAVEAASCVRAGDLVVGLAASGRTPYVLGALAAARAKGASTVLVCANPEAEAARSVDVFIGVDTGPEVVTGSTRMKAGTAQKLVLNAFSTAVMVRLGRVYSNLMIDMVATNAKLRGRMISILVEATGCSEEVSRQALTEADGDLKTALVSLVSGAEVEAARAALARSADQVRGALALLAT, encoded by the coding sequence ATGACGGCCGGTGCGGTGGAGCCGGACGAGGACATGCCAGCACCGTCTGCCCGCCCGACGGTCCGGGTGGGCGCACCCACCGAACGGCGCAACCCGCTCAGCGTCGACCTCGACCTGATGTCGACCCGGGACGTGCTCACCGTCATCAACGAGGCCGACCGGCGGGTGCCGGCGGCGGTCGCCGCAGTGCTCGACGAGATCGCCACCACCGTCGACCTGGCGGTGGCGGCGCTGCTCGGCGGTCACCGGGTGCACTACTTCGGGGCCGGCACCTCCGGCCGGCTGGGCGTGCTCGACGCGGCCGAGCTCGCCCCCACCTTCAACTCGCCCCGGCACTGGTTCTGCGCCCACCTCGCCGGCGGCCCGGACGCCATGTTGCGGGCCGTCGAGGATGCCGAGGACGACGACCGGGGAGGCGCGGTCGAGGCGGCCAGTTGTGTGCGCGCCGGTGACCTGGTGGTTGGTCTGGCGGCCAGCGGACGCACCCCGTACGTCCTCGGGGCGCTCGCCGCGGCCCGCGCCAAGGGCGCTTCCACGGTGCTGGTCTGCGCCAATCCGGAGGCGGAGGCCGCCCGGTCAGTGGACGTGTTCATCGGGGTGGACACCGGACCCGAGGTGGTCACCGGGTCGACCCGGATGAAGGCGGGCACGGCGCAGAAGTTGGTGCTCAACGCGTTCTCGACCGCCGTCATGGTGCGACTGGGGCGGGTCTACTCGAACCTCATGATCGATATGGTGGCCACCAACGCGAAGCTCCGTGGCCGAATGATCTCGATTCTGGTCGAGGCCACCGGTTGCTCGGAGGAGGTCTCCCGGCAAGCCCTCACCGAGGCTGACGGTGACCTGAAGACGGCACTCGTCTCCCTGGTGTCCGGTGCCGAGGTCGAGGCCGCCAGGGCCGCGCTGGCCCGCTCCGCCGACCAGGTACGCGGGGCCCTCGCCCTGCTCGCGACCTAG
- a CDS encoding MurR/RpiR family transcriptional regulator — translation MAKSPKISASQEPGGLIVHISGLLPSLSPAEQRVARLVVSDPAAAARRTITDLATAAETSEATVIRFCRSVGMDGYPQLRIRLAAEAARRIEPPDARVVGGDIPPGADLAQIIATIAFNDARAVEETAEQLDPAACEQVVEAINGAGRIDIYGAGASGFVASDFQQKLHRIGRIAFYFPDVHTALTSAALLGRGDVAFGISHTGTTSDVIEVLEQARTRGAVTVALTNFPRSPITEVADFVLTTAARETTYRSGATASRLAQLTVVDCLFVGVAARNRSRARKALEATAEAVQSHRVGANRRRA, via the coding sequence GTGGCGAAGAGTCCGAAGATTTCTGCGAGTCAGGAGCCCGGTGGGCTGATCGTCCACATCAGCGGGCTGTTGCCGTCGCTGTCGCCCGCCGAGCAGCGGGTTGCTCGGCTGGTCGTGTCCGACCCGGCCGCCGCCGCACGGCGGACCATCACCGACCTCGCCACCGCCGCGGAGACATCCGAGGCGACCGTCATCCGGTTCTGCCGTTCGGTGGGCATGGACGGTTATCCCCAGCTGCGCATCCGGCTCGCCGCCGAGGCCGCCCGCCGGATCGAGCCACCGGACGCCCGGGTGGTCGGCGGAGACATCCCGCCCGGCGCCGACCTCGCCCAGATCATCGCCACCATCGCGTTCAACGACGCCCGCGCGGTCGAGGAGACCGCCGAGCAACTCGACCCGGCCGCCTGCGAGCAGGTCGTCGAGGCGATCAATGGCGCCGGTCGGATCGACATCTACGGCGCCGGCGCCAGCGGCTTCGTCGCTTCCGACTTCCAGCAGAAGCTGCACCGCATCGGCCGGATCGCCTTCTACTTCCCCGACGTGCACACCGCGCTGACCTCGGCCGCACTCCTCGGCCGCGGAGACGTGGCGTTCGGCATCTCGCACACCGGCACCACCTCTGACGTGATCGAGGTGCTGGAGCAGGCCCGTACGCGGGGTGCGGTCACCGTGGCGCTGACAAATTTCCCGCGCTCGCCGATCACCGAGGTGGCGGACTTCGTGTTGACCACGGCCGCCCGCGAGACCACCTACCGCTCCGGCGCGACGGCCAGCCGACTGGCCCAGCTCACCGTGGTCGACTGTCTCTTCGTCGGGGTGGCCGCCCGCAATCGGTCCCGGGCCCGCAAGGCCCTCGAGGCGACAGCCGAGGCGGTCCAGTCGCACCGGGTGGGTGCCAACCGGAGGCGGGCATGA
- a CDS encoding NAD-dependent epimerase/dehydratase family protein, which translates to MRILILGGTRFLGRAVAQLAVDQGHDVTCAARGVSGVAPDGVRFVPVDRDDPEALVRLAGESFDAVVDVTRQISHARYALAVLADHVGHWSFVSTISVYADNTTPGQTATDAPALPPAPPDVDGPVGPDHRWYGECKVSIERLVRDRMGVDRSFICRAGLIVGAQDPSDRFPYWVRRLSAGGEVLAPGRPSDRVQFVDVADLAGWLLHAADTRLGGTYDGIGPAMSRADLLNGVAAGLGVADPVLTWVDQEFLLAHDVREWSGERALPLWVRLPESAGLMDRDARPALDAGLAVRPLSDTVRATASWMRAHPAAVRQSGLDPADEVAVLRQWQAVRAR; encoded by the coding sequence ATGCGGATCCTCATTCTCGGTGGCACCCGGTTCCTCGGCCGGGCGGTGGCCCAACTCGCCGTCGACCAGGGTCACGACGTGACCTGCGCGGCCCGGGGAGTGTCCGGAGTCGCGCCGGACGGGGTCCGGTTCGTGCCGGTCGACCGGGACGATCCCGAGGCGTTGGTGCGGCTCGCCGGCGAAAGCTTCGACGCGGTGGTCGATGTGACCCGCCAGATCAGTCACGCCAGGTACGCGCTCGCCGTGCTCGCCGACCACGTCGGACACTGGTCCTTCGTGTCGACGATCTCGGTGTACGCGGACAACACCACCCCGGGTCAGACCGCGACGGACGCACCGGCGCTGCCACCGGCCCCGCCGGACGTGGACGGTCCGGTGGGGCCGGACCACCGCTGGTACGGCGAGTGCAAGGTGAGCATCGAGCGGCTGGTCCGGGATCGGATGGGTGTGGACCGTTCGTTCATCTGCCGGGCGGGGCTGATCGTCGGCGCCCAGGACCCGAGCGACCGCTTCCCGTACTGGGTGCGTCGGCTGTCGGCCGGTGGGGAGGTCCTCGCACCCGGCAGGCCGAGCGACCGGGTGCAGTTCGTGGACGTGGCCGATCTGGCCGGCTGGTTGCTGCACGCCGCCGACACCCGCCTCGGCGGCACGTACGACGGCATCGGGCCGGCGATGTCCCGGGCCGATCTGCTGAACGGGGTCGCCGCCGGGCTGGGTGTGGCGGATCCGGTCCTCACCTGGGTCGACCAGGAGTTCCTGCTGGCCCACGACGTACGCGAGTGGTCGGGGGAGCGGGCGCTGCCACTCTGGGTGCGGCTGCCGGAGTCCGCCGGCCTGATGGACCGGGACGCCCGACCGGCTCTGGACGCCGGGCTGGCGGTCCGTCCGCTGTCCGACACCGTTCGGGCGACCGCGTCCTGGATGAGAGCACACCCGGCCGCCGTACGGCAGAGTGGACTCGACCCGGCGGATGAGGTGGCGGTACTGCGGCAGTGGCAGGCTGTGCGGGCCCGGTGA
- a CDS encoding SDR family NAD(P)-dependent oxidoreductase: MAERSVLVTGGTGGLGGAVVTAFVEAGWRVVVPERQPRPGSDPAADGLVRLSADLSDPAGAARAVEAAAGEPAAPLRAVVNLVGGYASGGLVHETPIEEFERMLTLNLRPTYLVTQAALPHLVAAGGGAVVCVSARAAVAPFPGAAGYVTAKAAVLAFANAVAVEYRSRNVRCNTVLPSVIDSPANRAAQPDADHSRWVAPAEIATVIRFLASTESAPTSGATVPVYGRA, translated from the coding sequence ATGGCGGAGCGCAGCGTGTTGGTGACCGGAGGTACCGGCGGGCTCGGCGGGGCGGTTGTCACCGCGTTCGTCGAGGCGGGCTGGCGGGTGGTCGTACCGGAGCGGCAGCCCCGACCCGGCTCGGACCCGGCGGCGGACGGGCTGGTCCGGCTGAGCGCGGACCTGAGCGATCCGGCGGGCGCGGCGCGTGCGGTCGAGGCCGCCGCCGGGGAGCCGGCCGCGCCACTGCGGGCGGTGGTCAACCTCGTCGGTGGGTACGCCAGCGGCGGACTGGTGCACGAGACGCCGATCGAGGAGTTCGAGCGGATGCTCACCCTCAACCTTCGGCCGACCTACCTGGTCACCCAGGCCGCGCTGCCCCACCTGGTGGCAGCCGGCGGCGGCGCGGTGGTCTGCGTCTCGGCCCGCGCGGCGGTCGCCCCCTTCCCCGGCGCGGCCGGCTACGTGACGGCCAAGGCGGCGGTGCTGGCCTTCGCCAACGCGGTCGCGGTGGAGTACCGGTCCCGCAACGTGCGCTGCAACACCGTGCTGCCCAGCGTCATCGACAGCCCGGCGAACCGGGCCGCCCAGCCGGACGCCGACCACTCCCGCTGGGTGGCCCCGGCGGAGATCGCGACGGTGATCCGATTCCTCGCGTCGACCGAGTCGGCCCCGACCAGCGGCGCCACCGTCCCGGTCTACGGTCGGGCCTGA